Genomic window (Paenibacillus sp. 37):
ATTTTCTTCTTCAATTGTCTGAACTATTATAACATGAAACCGCGCGGTGACCACCCCACTGGAGCATAGTGGCAGCTAATCGGTCGGCTCCATCAACTAACAGCTTATTTGATCAATACATTGCCGAAAGGGATAACTTCTTTCAGAATTCGTTTGAACAGTCCCTCATCGTTAAGATCCTGTTCCAAGCGGCGATTCTCACGTCCAGCCTGAAAGAGTACAGATCCATGTCCTGTCATCTTCCAATGATAATTCATATGCTGACTGGCAAGGTTGTTACCATATACGGTGAGTTCAAGATGTGCATTTTCGGGATAGGCAATAATGCTGCCAGCATCCACATAGAGCGGCGCTGTTGGATGAAGTTCCTGTTGGCAGACTTGGCCTTGGGTGAGCAATCCGATTTTGCCTTTGCCGGAAAATTTCATTTTCACTGCATCACGGGTGATCAGCATGTTTTTGATTTTCTGGATTTTGGTATGCATGGTTACACCATCCGAGTAGAAGAACAGGTGGCGGAAGTCGTAGAGCAGATCACTGTCCTCCGTGAGCTCCACTTCCTTCATCGTGAATCCGGGAGGCAGGGCAGCCACAAATTGGCAGGGTCCGGTGATTTCGGATTTAATCAGCTTTTTTTTGCGATATATGCCCGTGATATTCATGAATTTGTCATTGCGACTCCCACTTGGACCGCGGAAGGCCACAATTTGCTGCGGATGCAAAATATGAAGGCGGTCATCTTTAATCAGTGAAAATGTAACGACTTGTCCTGCTCCGCTTGCTTCAGCATTGTTCAGGTGTATGTTCATGCAGTTGCTCCTGTTCTTTTATACTCGGCCGGAACGGCGACGCATTCCCCAGCGCATCACACGAATCAGAACAAAGTAACCCAATATGAGCGAAACGACAGTGATGATCGTCGTCTGAATTCGTTTGGTAGTAGCTGCTTTGGCATCCTGGTCGTCCTGTAATTTACTTACCATTTCAGTGAGTTTCTGGTTCTGAGCCAGCAGTTGTTCGTTCTGGGTCTTAAATGCTTCGACATTGGCCTGGGCTTGTCCCAACTGAGCAGACGTTTGATTTAATTGCTCCATTGTTTGCTTATAACTTTCCTGCAGAGCGTTCACTTCTCCGGGCAATTCGGAGACTCGTTCCCATCCACTGTATATATCCGTAAAAATATTGGCACTGGCAGCACTTACTGTCGAAGCGATCGAAACGGTAAATAGAATGCATGTGGTGAATAACACCCGAATGAAATAACCCTGAATGGATTTTGGCATCGTTAACACCTCTTTCTTCGGTTAGATAGATCAAGCGCCGAATTCGTCGTCTATTGTTGAAATACGGCTCTTACATTATACGTCAAAACCGGGACGATGGGTTCAAGATGATATCGTTTTATTACCCGAAATATTTAAAATGATTTAGGAACAAGGCTGTTTAACTTACAAATCTGCCGGGTAATAGAACGATAGGCAAGCACACCGGACCGTTTAACAGATCTTTTACTTCAGTTCCGGGTGCATGCTATTCACAAATGCGCAATTTAATGAACGATACCAATATATCCGATTGAATATAAGATCGTGAACATGAAGGAGTAGAAACATATGTATACTGCAGATCAGAACACATCAACCAAAACGATTATGATCACTGTGAATGGAGAGCCAGTAGGGCGTAAGCTGGTCATTGACAGTGTCACCTATGCACCGGTAAACGAAGTAGATGGTGTACAATATTTACACAAAATGGGAAACGATCATCCTACTGTTTAATTTGGGACTTGTCATAGATAAGTGATTGATAAGCTTGGCCTAGTGCCAGGTTTTTTCGTCGTTTATTGTCGTATTGAGACGGATTTAGGGATATAAAACTAATATATTGGAAAAATTTAATGAGAACATGTGTTCCGTGACAATATAGTGTCCATTCACCCTGATAACTTAGAAGATAATACATATAAATCGGGGGAGAGACTACCAGTGAACTCAGTCTTTGAAGTATCTTATTCGTGGAATAAAGAGGCCATACCGACAGGGGGAGCCGACCCCGTATATATGATGGTAGAGTGGCGTAACGGTGCCCCTGCCAAAAGACTTAGGAAAATAGCACCCAAAATTGTATCAAGAGATTTGGAACTTTTGCTCAAACCGGAATATGGAGTACAGCTAAAAGGCATCTATGGATGTCGTTCCAAAGAAACGGATATTGGCTGGTTATTGAGGCTTGGGGATATGTACAAGGGAGAAAGTAAACAAATTTTGCTTGAATTCGTCATGGGACCCCGTGTATCAGGAAAAGCTGCCGTATGTTCAGCCTACTGGAGCACAAGGAAGTTGAAGCAAAGTCAACGTGTGTTGTTACGAAGAGAACAGTTGTATATTCAGTACACCAGTCATCTGGGCATGTTGCGACAGCCGGAAGATCCCAAGGTGGAGAAGACGATCAAATTAAGTGAAACCGTGCCCCTGATCAAACAAGCCCTGCGCGCCTACGAAAGAGGCCGGGTTCAGGAGGGAAGTAATATGTTACGTCGTCATGCTGATGCGTTGTTAATTGAAGCGGCGCGGAAGCAAGATTTGGACTATTACGCGGAAGCCGAGATCGTTGAAAAACTACGTTATCACTATGAGATAACGTTTACAACGGGATATCATGATCGTGAAAAAAAGATATTAGGAGAATAGGGTTGATTTCAGATGGTGACGGTATAGAGAGAGTCTACATATTTGAAGGTGAAGTTTAGGAGAAGGTCGAATGTATGTATCAATATCATATTAAACAATGGATGGAGTTGTATCAAATTTATTGAAACAACATCGTGGAGGGTCCGGCAAAATGACAGACCGACTAATCCGATTAATGCGCATTATCACACTGGTGCAGGCCAAGCCGGGTATACTGGCACGTGAGCTCGCCCAGCGATGCGAGACGACGGAAAGGACGATATACCGCGACATGGAGGCCCTCAGTGCAATGCATATCCCGATCGCCAATATGGGACACGGACAAGGGTACATGTTTATCAGCCAATTTGCCATGTATCCGCTAAATTGGTCTGATGAAGAAGCCCAAGCTTTCATGCATCTTGCTGAAGTTATGGAGAATATTCGTCCTTTGCTAAAACCTGCTTTTGAGAGCGCTTATGAGAAAGTGGTTGCTGCGAGTCAGAAAAACAAAACAGAACGAGTGGAATGGTCGGAGCAAATTAGTGGATTGTTCAAAGCGGGATTGCCAGCATGGCAAAATGAAAACAACGATTCGCAGAATCAATCCCTGATTACCCTGCTTCAGTCTGGCATTTCACAGAACACCATTGAAGGGGAGTATCTGTCTCAAGGTAAAAAAGGGATCGTACGTATAGATCCTTACTGTCTTATCCCTCGTGAATACAGATTTGAGCTGTTAGGGTATTGTCACCTGTCGGAGAAACTTCGAATATTTCAGGTGAGCCGGCTGCAAAGGATACGGATATTGCCACGCACGTTTCGCAAAGAGGATTATCTGATGCAATCGCACTTCCGCATTCCTTGGGCATACGAGGGAAGTGCGGAGTGGACTGCGTTCAAAATTCGATTTGCACCCCATGCTGTGGAGCGTGTGATGCAGGAGCAATTTTTTATGCGACCCATCCTAACCATTGAACCGGAAGGTAGCCTGTTATTTGAAGCCATATTAAGTGATGTTGACGAATTTCTTGTATGGATATCTAAATATGGACCTGATGCGGAAATTCTCGAACCTGAGATTTGCCGCATCAAGATGAAAGAACGCCTAAACTATTGGCAACAAATGTACAATAAAAGTTGAGATTAGAATGCCACCTATCCTAAGGCAAAACACGATTAAGTACTGTGCTGTGGACGGTTACTCTTTGGTTTTGAAAAGGCTTGCCAGATTGCCAAAAGGGGATTCTTTCTCTTCATCTTCTGTGGAGCTGGAATAGACAACCTTGGATGTAATGCCCTCATCATCGGCTGCACAGTTGTTTTCGAGAGTGAATCGGTCAAATTGATGCATAAACACCTTGGCTGTATTAATGGCATCATCCAAAGCACGGTGCTGGGTACCATCAAATTCAATTCCGCAGATTTCAAGAGCCTGAGCGAGACCGAGTTGACGGAACTTGCCTTCTTTGCGAACGGTACGGGACCATTGCTGCTGAAGATCGTTATGATTGGTGATCCAGGCCACATCAAGTTGATGGGTGCGACAATGAGAGATCAGTTTGCTGCGGTCATCGGGTCCCCAGGAACACATGTAATAGGGGTCACTTCCCATCCAGGCGATGAATTGATTCAGTGCTGCCGGAAAAAGGGGGGCTGCATCAATATCTTTCTGTGTGATACCTGTAAATTGAATTGTGTCAGTGGACAGAACAGACTTATTGGAAGGACGAACATACGTATGGAACGTATCCGTTACAACCAATCCATCCGCACTTTCCGTAACTTTGACGGCACCGATATCAATAATTTCAGAAGAATAGCGAGTATTGCGGCTTACCGTGAATTCAAGATCATATATGATATATGGCATAGGACAAGCTCCTTTATCGATTAATACCTGTGATAGATTTCTATTTCTCTATATTACAGGGAACGTGCTGCCATGTCAGCCATCGCCAGAGAATTCATTGTAGTCAGGATGAACGAACAGTCTGAGTGTTTAATGATCTTTCTGATGCATTTCCGGTTTTGGTAAGTCTTTACTTCGCAAAAAGTGGTCGTTATAATGAGGAAAGTTAGGGACTTTCCTATATTTTGTTTGTATGTATGGCAACATAAAAGTAGAATTTTCCGTCTTATTATCAAAACTTCCTAACACCGTTTGAAGTGTTGGGGAGTTTTTTTATTGTTTATAGCATACTCGTGTAGGAAAGGAGAAAAAGTTAGTCGGTTGTTGCTATAACATAGGAAAACTACTCACGAGTTAGTATTATTGAATTTAAAGTACATATGGAGGTTTGTGTCTTTGATTAGTAGAAAATTGAAAATAACAGCAATTACAGCTAGTGTGTTTATTGTTTTAATGAGCGCTGCATATGGTGCATTTTATATTTGGAACAAGAATTATAAATTTAATAATAATTATGTATGGCAGCCTTTGGAGGACGTGCAATCTACACTAAACCTGAAAGATTCCTATAACGTTATTGTAGCTGGAACGGATCCGGAAGGTATTACTGCAGCCTTATCAGCTGCTCGTAATGGGATGCGTGTATTGCTGGTGGAAGCAAGAGATCGCAACATGTTGGGAGGATTGTTGACCGAGGGAGGCCTTAATACGCTGGATCTAAATTATTCCCCTGAACAACCGCAGTTATTGAGTAGTTTGCGGCAGCCTGACTTTTTGAACAAAGGCATTTTCCAGGAATGGTTCGACCAGATCGAGGGAAGTTCATTTGATACCCATACAGCGGCTAACATATTCTATCGGATGGTTCGTTCTGAACCTAATATTGACCTGTTGATGAATGCGAAGGAATTAATTCCCCTTACTGAACAATCTACAGGAGATCACACGACAATAACGGGTATGAGCATTACTAAAGAAGATGGAACAACTGTTCAGATCTCAACCCGCTCCATCATTGATGCAACAGAAGATGCGGATATTGCAGCCGCTGCAGGAGTTCCATATTCCATAGGTAGACAAGATATTGGAGACGGTAAATCCAAAATGGTCTCTACGCTTGTATTCAAGCTAAGCGGTGTTACTGATGAAGTATGGCAAAAGTTTAGGGAAAGAGAGGGAACCGGGGTTGATAAGATGAGTGCTTGGGGGTACGGTGATGCTAGAAAATATGAATCCTCCAATCCACAACATATTAAGATTCGAAGTCTGAATATCGGAAGACAAAATGATGATACAATCTTGATTAATACGATGCAGATCTTTGGGGTAGATCCGTTAGATCCGATATCTGTGAAAAAAGGTCTGGAAATCGGGCG
Coding sequences:
- a CDS encoding AIM24 family protein, yielding MNIHLNNAEASGAGQVVTFSLIKDDRLHILHPQQIVAFRGPSGSRNDKFMNITGIYRKKKLIKSEITGPCQFVAALPPGFTMKEVELTEDSDLLYDFRHLFFYSDGVTMHTKIQKIKNMLITRDAVKMKFSGKGKIGLLTQGQVCQQELHPTAPLYVDAGSIIAYPENAHLELTVYGNNLASQHMNYHWKMTGHGSVLFQAGRENRRLEQDLNDEGLFKRILKEVIPFGNVLIK
- a CDS encoding helix-turn-helix transcriptional regulator, producing the protein MKQHRGGSGKMTDRLIRLMRIITLVQAKPGILARELAQRCETTERTIYRDMEALSAMHIPIANMGHGQGYMFISQFAMYPLNWSDEEAQAFMHLAEVMENIRPLLKPAFESAYEKVVAASQKNKTERVEWSEQISGLFKAGLPAWQNENNDSQNQSLITLLQSGISQNTIEGEYLSQGKKGIVRIDPYCLIPREYRFELLGYCHLSEKLRIFQVSRLQRIRILPRTFRKEDYLMQSHFRIPWAYEGSAEWTAFKIRFAPHAVERVMQEQFFMRPILTIEPEGSLLFEAILSDVDEFLVWISKYGPDAEILEPEICRIKMKERLNYWQQMYNKS
- a CDS encoding 3'-5' exonuclease, whose translation is MPYIIYDLEFTVSRNTRYSSEIIDIGAVKVTESADGLVVTDTFHTYVRPSNKSVLSTDTIQFTGITQKDIDAAPLFPAALNQFIAWMGSDPYYMCSWGPDDRSKLISHCRTHQLDVAWITNHNDLQQQWSRTVRKEGKFRQLGLAQALEICGIEFDGTQHRALDDAINTAKVFMHQFDRFTLENNCAADDEGITSKVVYSSSTEDEEKESPFGNLASLFKTKE
- a CDS encoding FAD-dependent oxidoreductase, yielding MISRKLKITAITASVFIVLMSAAYGAFYIWNKNYKFNNNYVWQPLEDVQSTLNLKDSYNVIVAGTDPEGITAALSAARNGMRVLLVEARDRNMLGGLLTEGGLNTLDLNYSPEQPQLLSSLRQPDFLNKGIFQEWFDQIEGSSFDTHTAANIFYRMVRSEPNIDLLMNAKELIPLTEQSTGDHTTITGMSITKEDGTTVQISTRSIIDATEDADIAAAAGVPYSIGRQDIGDGKSKMVSTLVFKLSGVTDEVWQKFREREGTGVDKMSAWGYGDARKYESSNPQHIKIRSLNIGRQNDDTILINTMQIFGVDPLDPISVKKGLEIGRKEAPLIVDFLKKNYDEFAGLQYAGTADELYVRESRHIYGEYRLTLADVMENRDHWDAIGYGSYDIDIQSTSVGNPGTIMLSPIQYGVPFRSLVPLKVDGLLVVGRAASFDTIPHGSARVVPLGMAEGEAAGAAVKLAYIHKESFRELSASEERASELRKMLENQGMDLKVHRFEQPDYMEHKDYKGLLAAASMYMTSGNYNNDGWELDKGMNPERFLSKLKRMQAMFPEAYTGSADQALANMENAVTLPLTLDQAAYMLCLAMGSSETETSLEQALAQLQTQNFISADTLAGIADKNNLTNGDAFMLIRDVVEYYSGVVFD